A window from Thermoanaerobaculales bacterium encodes these proteins:
- a CDS encoding energy transducer TonB, translated as MPARVKTLTIALTLGLAAAGGGLALGGEPPGIMTGFSILIGFPSAEGATDEGVLLVPGTVIPVGGGEADAAALRSVVERSLAFTAAVDRLWSTFRLDPGRQLQRGAYLPTRLDEPAELPQLEGTDVRMTATLLGFNDGAATYRVAFRQGEKVLADSTVTVNRGGRTVVGGMDGEAAPYIFVFVEPDPVGSGPPAVRFLKEGTITEPVVRHKVAPAYPEAARAGKVMGMVVLDLTVGAEGKVTGLRVLESPSALLSEAAIEAVRQWEFDPARRDDGTPVAVLYVVTIRFALQ; from the coding sequence ATGCCGGCACGAGTGAAAACCCTGACGATCGCTCTGACCCTGGGCCTGGCAGCGGCCGGCGGAGGGTTGGCGCTCGGCGGCGAACCGCCCGGCATCATGACCGGGTTCTCCATCCTCATCGGCTTCCCGTCCGCCGAGGGCGCCACCGACGAGGGCGTGCTCCTGGTCCCCGGGACGGTCATCCCGGTGGGCGGTGGTGAGGCTGACGCCGCGGCCCTGCGCAGCGTGGTGGAGCGAAGCCTCGCCTTCACCGCCGCGGTGGACCGGCTGTGGTCCACCTTCCGCCTCGATCCCGGGCGCCAGCTGCAGAGGGGTGCGTACCTCCCCACCCGGCTGGACGAGCCGGCCGAGCTGCCGCAGCTCGAGGGCACGGATGTCCGCATGACTGCCACCCTGCTCGGATTCAACGACGGCGCCGCGACCTACCGGGTGGCGTTCCGGCAGGGAGAGAAGGTCCTCGCGGACTCCACGGTGACCGTCAACAGAGGAGGCAGAACCGTGGTCGGCGGCATGGACGGCGAAGCGGCGCCGTACATCTTCGTGTTCGTCGAGCCCGACCCGGTGGGGAGCGGCCCCCCGGCGGTTCGGTTCCTCAAGGAGGGAACCATCACCGAGCCGGTGGTCAGGCACAAGGTGGCGCCTGCCTACCCGGAAGCGGCGCGGGCGGGCAAGGTCATGGGCATGGTGGTCCTCGATCTGACGGTCGGGGCCGAGGGTAAGGTCACCGGACTGCGGGTTCTCGAGAGCCCGAGCGCCCTCCTGTCCGAGGCGGCCATCGAAGCCGTCCGGCAATGGGAGTTCGATCCCGCCCGCCGCGACGACGGCACCCCGGTGGCGGTGCTGTACGTGGTGACGATCCGGTTCGCCCTGCAGTGA
- a CDS encoding energy transducer TonB, which yields MKTRLLASVVVILVGGLWLICASAATPPEPTHWTEDSGLSEPKVVEKVAPAYPEEARAEKVQGEVVLELAVDTDGAVSKVNVVKDPDARLTEAAAAAAGQWKFEPARTSEGKPVAVLYTVTIAFKLQ from the coding sequence ATGAAGACGAGGTTGCTGGCGAGCGTGGTGGTGATCCTGGTCGGCGGGCTGTGGCTGATCTGCGCTTCGGCCGCGACACCCCCCGAGCCGACGCACTGGACCGAGGACAGCGGCCTGAGCGAGCCCAAGGTGGTCGAGAAGGTTGCCCCAGCGTACCCCGAGGAGGCCCGTGCGGAGAAAGTCCAGGGCGAGGTAGTGCTCGAACTGGCCGTCGACACCGATGGCGCGGTGTCCAAAGTGAACGTGGTGAAGGACCCCGACGCGCGCCTGACCGAGGCGGCTGCCGCCGCCGCTGGGCAGTGGAAGTTCGAGCCTGCCCGGACCAGTGAAGGCAAGCCGGTGGCCGTCCTCTACACGGTGACCATCGCCTTCAAGCTGCAGTGA